TACTGTAAGGGGATACATTGACTTTGAAGAATGCAAATCCTATGAAATTCTCATAGAGGGCATTGACAAGGGACAACTCCCGCTTTCCGGACACTGTAAAGTTATTGTAGAAGTCGAAGACATCAATGATAATGTCCCAGAGTTGGAATTCAAATCTCTATCACTTCCAATCAGAGAGAATGCTCCAGTGGGCACGGTCATCGCACTCATCAGCGTGTCTGATCGAGACTCAGGTGTCAACGGGCAGGTGACCTGCTCCTTGACTCCTCAGGTCCCCTTCAGATTGATGTCCACATTCAAGAATTACTATTCGCTCATGTTGGATAGTACCCTGGACCGAGAGACTACAGCTGACTATAAGGTGGTGGTGACAGCCCGGGACGGCGGCTCGCCCTCGCTGTGGGCCACAGCCAGCGTGTCCGTGGAGGTGGCTGATGTGAACGACAACGCGCCCGCGTTCGCACAGCCCGAGTACACGGTATTCGTGAAGGAGAACAACCCGCCTGGCGCGCACATCTTCACGGTGTCGGCCATGGACGCGGACGCGCAGGAGAACGCGCTGGTGTCCTACTCGCTGGTGGAGAGGAGGGTGGGCGAGCGCTTGCTGTCTAGCTATGTGTCTGTGCACGCTGAGAGTGGCAAGGTGTTCGCGCTGCAGCCTCTGGACCATGAGGAGCTGGAGCTGCTGCAGTTCCAGGTGAGCGCGCGGGATGCTGGTGTGCCTTCCCTGGGCAGCAATGTGACTCTGCAGGTGTTTGTGCTGGACGAGAACGACAATGCTCCGCAGCTGCTGGAACCTGAGGCGGGAGTATCTGGCGGAGTGGTGAGCCGGCTGGTGTCACGGTCAGTGGGTGCAGGCCATGTGGTGGCCAAGGTGCGCGCGGTGGATGCAGATTCTGGCTATAATGCATGGCTCTCTTATGAGCTGCAGTCTTCGGCTGGCAGTTCCCGTAGTCCGTTCCGTGTTGGCCTGTACACGGGCGAGATCAGTACCACGCGCGCCCTGGATGAGGCAGATTCACTGCGGCAGAACCTTCTGGTGCTGGTAAAGGACCATGGTGATCCAGCAATGACGGTTACCGCCACGGTGTTGGTGTCGCTGGTAGAGAATGGCCAGGTACCAAAGGCTCCATCGCGAGTGTCCACGAGCGTCATGAACTCGGAGGCATCACTGGTAGATGTCAACGTGTATCTGATCATCGCCATTTGTGCGGTGTCCAGCCTGTTGGTGCTCACCCTGCTGCTGTACACCGCGCTGCGCTGCTCCTCTGTGCCCAATGAGAGCATGTGCGGACCTGGAAAACCAGTAATGGTGTGCTCCAGCGCAGTGGGGAGCTGGTCATACTCTCAGCAAAGGAGGCAAAGGGTATGCTCTGGGGAGTACCCACCTAAGACTGACCTCATGGCCTTCAGCCCCAGTTTATCTgattccagggacagagaggatcAATTGCAGTCCACAGGGGAGTCCTCTGGAAAGGTTAGTTTTACTATTGTctttaatttgaattttcatGTGGTTTATCACTTTcttcacaattttatttattgctGGGTATGGAATTCTTGCTTGGTGATCGTTTTCCTTCAGAAGCTTGCATATATCTTCTAGCACGCAGATTTTCTGCTGAGCAATCTGCTGATGAGCTTTCTCAGTGTTCCCTTGTATATGATGCGTCACTTTTTCCTTGCTGCTGTCAAAATTCTCTCCTCATTGTTGACTCTTTACAATTAGCTTGTAGATGTGGCTGTAGTCGGTTTCATCCTATCTATGTTAAAGTTCTTGGCTCTATCCATTTCACCCCCAGATTCTGAGAGATCAAGCCACAATTTCTTTAagatttcttcttgtttttctcttctctctctgagaATAACAATGCACATATTTGGTTCGCTTTTTTTTAATCCCCTAAGTATCTTAGTCTTTCTTCAGTATTTAAAGTTCTGTCTGAGTTTTGACTCTCTTCCTGAGTAAATTCAAACATTCCACCTTGAGGCTACTGTTTCTTTTGCCTGGTCATGTAT
This Peromyscus eremicus chromosome 19, PerEre_H2_v1, whole genome shotgun sequence DNA region includes the following protein-coding sequences:
- the LOC131896138 gene encoding protocadherin alpha-4 — protein: MEFFWGSGQESRRLLLSFLLLAIWEAGSGQLHYSVPEEAKHGTFVGRIAQDLGLELAELVPRLFRVASKDRGDLLEVNLQNGILFVNSRIDREELCGRSAECSIHLEVIVDRPLQVFHVEVEVRDINDNSPTFPVTQKNLFIAESRPLDTWFPLEGASDADIGINAMLTYRLSPSDYFTLEKPSNDERVKGLGLVLRKSLDREETSEIFLVLTATDGGKPELTGTVQIHITVLDANDNSPVFDRSLYTVKLRENVPNGTLVVQVNASDLDEGMNGDIMYSFSTDISPNVKHKFHIDPVTGQITVRGYIDFEECKSYEILIEGIDKGQLPLSGHCKVIVEVEDINDNVPELEFKSLSLPIRENAPVGTVIALISVSDRDSGVNGQVTCSLTPQVPFRLMSTFKNYYSLMLDSTLDRETTADYKVVVTARDGGSPSLWATASVSVEVADVNDNAPAFAQPEYTVFVKENNPPGAHIFTVSAMDADAQENALVSYSLVERRVGERLLSSYVSVHAESGKVFALQPLDHEELELLQFQVSARDAGVPSLGSNVTLQVFVLDENDNAPQLLEPEAGVSGGVVSRLVSRSVGAGHVVAKVRAVDADSGYNAWLSYELQSSAGSSRSPFRVGLYTGEISTTRALDEADSLRQNLLVLVKDHGDPAMTVTATVLVSLVENGQVPKAPSRVSTSVMNSEASLVDVNVYLIIAICAVSSLLVLTLLLYTALRCSSVPNESMCGPGKPVMVCSSAVGSWSYSQQRRQRVCSGEYPPKTDLMAFSPSLSDSRDREDQLQSTGESSGKVSFTIVFNLNFHVVYHFLHNFIYCWVWNSCLVIVFLQKLAYIF